From Pseudomonas sp. G.S.17, the proteins below share one genomic window:
- a CDS encoding ABC transporter substrate-binding protein: MNTKPTHKILWRFAGCVTGLAMVAANPAQAADGGIAVDPTASHSIAFSNSYAGSDFRKVMVRNWQEIAVQAQKDGLIREAPVVSANNSASEQAAHIQDMIVKGVNAIVILAASDTALNGVIRDACNAGIVVVVMASLVTESCAYTVDYNWSAMGRVEMDYVAERLKGNGTLLEIRGIAGDATDKNISDGIRKAASDYPGLRFARTVYGNWTASVARKEVALALPSLPSIDAVATQGGDGYGAAMAFKAAGRPLPIIVMGNRQDELALWKQERDANGYETVSVSASPSVSQVGFWVAQQILAGKQVPKFVEVPLVRIDAKDLDAWLATMPVGGAANPFYSQASVAAMIDAAINNTVPPAPLPEVMKQ, translated from the coding sequence ATGAACACTAAACCGACCCACAAAATCTTGTGGCGCTTCGCCGGCTGCGTGACCGGGCTGGCGATGGTTGCTGCCAATCCAGCCCAGGCTGCCGATGGCGGCATTGCCGTCGACCCCACCGCAAGTCATAGCATTGCTTTCAGCAACTCCTACGCGGGCAGCGATTTCCGCAAGGTGATGGTGCGCAACTGGCAGGAGATTGCGGTCCAGGCGCAAAAGGATGGCTTGATCCGGGAGGCCCCGGTGGTCAGCGCGAATAACTCGGCATCGGAACAGGCGGCCCATATCCAGGACATGATCGTCAAGGGCGTCAACGCCATCGTCATCCTGGCCGCGTCCGACACAGCCCTCAACGGGGTGATCCGCGATGCCTGCAACGCTGGCATCGTGGTGGTCGTCATGGCCAGCCTGGTCACCGAAAGCTGCGCCTATACCGTGGACTACAATTGGTCCGCCATGGGCCGCGTGGAAATGGATTACGTCGCCGAGCGCCTCAAGGGGAACGGAACGCTGCTGGAGATCCGCGGCATTGCTGGCGATGCCACCGATAAAAACATCAGCGACGGCATTCGCAAGGCCGCCAGCGACTATCCGGGCCTGAGGTTCGCCAGAACCGTTTACGGGAACTGGACGGCTTCCGTCGCACGCAAGGAGGTGGCGCTGGCGCTGCCGTCGCTGCCCAGCATTGATGCCGTCGCTACTCAGGGGGGCGACGGTTATGGCGCGGCCATGGCGTTCAAGGCGGCGGGACGCCCTTTGCCGATCATCGTGATGGGGAACCGTCAGGACGAACTCGCCCTGTGGAAACAGGAACGCGATGCCAATGGCTACGAGACCGTCTCGGTCTCCGCCTCCCCGAGCGTCTCCCAGGTGGGTTTCTGGGTGGCCCAGCAGATTCTGGCGGGCAAGCAAGTGCCTAAGTTCGTCGAGGTGCCGCTGGTACGCATCGATGCGAAAGACCTGGACGCCTGGCTCGCCACGATGCCCGTGGGCGGAGCCGCCAATCCTTTCTACAGCCAGGCTTCCGTTGCGGCGATGATCGACGCGGCCATCAACAACACGGTGCCGCCGGCGCCTTTGCCGGAGGTTATGAAGCAGTAG
- the pgsA gene encoding CDP-diacylglycerol--glycerol-3-phosphate 3-phosphatidyltransferase: MNIPNLITVLRVLLIPIFILLFYMPYYWSYMAASSVFAFAAATDWLDGYLARRLEQSTPFGAFLDPVADKLMVAVALVLLVQAHANLWLTLPAAVIIGREIVISALREWMAELGARAQVAVSNLGKWKTAAQMVALVILLANPPAFTFWVIVGYVLLLLAAGLTLWSMVQYMRAAWPHLKTTTEKK; the protein is encoded by the coding sequence ATGAATATTCCTAATCTGATCACCGTTCTACGTGTCCTCCTGATTCCAATCTTCATCTTGTTGTTTTACATGCCTTACTACTGGAGCTACATGGCGGCCAGTTCCGTCTTCGCATTTGCGGCGGCAACGGATTGGCTCGATGGATATCTGGCCCGGCGTCTTGAGCAAAGCACCCCGTTTGGTGCGTTTCTAGACCCCGTTGCCGATAAATTGATGGTCGCGGTTGCGCTGGTGTTGCTGGTTCAGGCACACGCCAATCTGTGGCTGACGCTGCCTGCTGCGGTGATTATCGGTCGCGAGATCGTGATCTCTGCGCTGCGCGAATGGATGGCCGAACTGGGGGCGAGAGCGCAGGTTGCGGTCTCCAACCTGGGTAAATGGAAAACCGCCGCGCAAATGGTGGCGCTGGTCATCCTCCTGGCCAATCCACCGGCATTTACCTTTTGGGTGATCGTGGGCTACGTTCTGCTGTTACTGGCAGCCGGTCTGACGTTGTGGTCGATGGTGCAATACATGAGAGCGGCTTGGCCTCATCTGAAAACCACCACAGAAAAAAAATAA
- the uvrY gene encoding UvrY/SirA/GacA family response regulator transcription factor, translated as MIKVLVVDDHDLVRTGITRMLADIDGLEVVGQADSGEESLKKARELKPDVVLMDVKMPGIGGLEATRKMLRSHPEIKVVAVTVCEDDPFPTRLLQAGAAGYMTKGAGLAEMVQAIRLVFAGQRYISPQIAQQLAIKSFQPQVNNSPFDLLSEREIQIALMIVGCQKVQVISDKLCLSPKTVNTYRYRIFEKLSISSDVELALLAVRHGMVDASA; from the coding sequence TTGATTAAGGTGCTAGTTGTCGATGACCATGATCTTGTTCGGACAGGCATCACACGCATGCTGGCCGATATAGATGGTCTGGAGGTCGTCGGTCAGGCTGACTCCGGAGAGGAGTCGCTGAAGAAGGCGCGTGAGCTCAAACCCGATGTGGTTCTGATGGACGTCAAGATGCCTGGCATCGGCGGTCTTGAGGCAACTCGCAAAATGCTGCGCAGCCATCCGGAAATAAAAGTCGTCGCAGTGACCGTTTGTGAGGACGATCCATTCCCTACGCGTTTGCTGCAAGCCGGTGCCGCCGGTTACATGACCAAAGGCGCCGGACTGGCCGAAATGGTCCAGGCCATTCGTCTGGTATTTGCCGGCCAGCGCTATATCAGCCCGCAGATAGCCCAGCAGTTGGCGATCAAGTCATTCCAGCCGCAAGTGAACAATTCTCCGTTCGATTTGCTCTCCGAGCGTGAAATACAGATTGCCTTGATGATCGTGGGCTGTCAGAAAGTCCAGGTGATCTCCGACAAACTGTGTCTGTCACCCAAAACCGTTAATACCTACCGTTACCGTATCTTTGAGAAGCTTTCGATCAGCAGCGATGTTGAGTTGGCTTTATTGGCAGTACGTCACGGCATGGTCGATGCCAGCGCCTGA
- the uvrC gene encoding excinuclease ABC subunit UvrC, producing the protein MNQPFDPSAFLSTCSGRPGVYRMFDAEARLLYVGKAKNLKNRLASYFRKTGHAPKTSALVARIAQIETTITANETEALLLEQTLIKEWRPPYNILLRDDKSYPYVYLSDGDFPRLSIHRGAKKPKGRYFGPYPSAGAVRESLSLMQKTFLVRQCEDSFYKNRTRPCLQYQIKRCKGPCVGLVEPQVYAEDVRHSVMFLEGRSNTLTDELNALMEKAAMSLDFERAAELRDQIALLRRVQDQQSMDGGTGDVDVVAAFVNPGGACVHLISVRGGRVLGSKNFFPQVGIEEEVGEVMSAFLSQYFLGGVDRELPGEVIVNVLHDDFPTLIDAIEESRGRELIISHRVRGTRARWQQMAVTNAEQALSARLANRQHVAARFDALAKVLKLDEPPLRLECYDISHSSGEATVASCVVFGPEGPIKSDYRRYNIEGITAGDDYAAMHQALTRRFSRLKDGEGKLPDILLVDGGKGQLSMARDVLNELAVPDLILLGVAKGATRKAGFETLYLNDAAHEFTLPGDSPALHLIQQIRDEAHRFAITGHRARRGKTRRTSTLEGVAGVGPTRRRDLLKHFGGLQELSRASIEEIAKAPGISKKLAESIYANLHSE; encoded by the coding sequence ATGAATCAACCGTTCGATCCCAGTGCTTTTCTTTCTACCTGCAGCGGCCGTCCTGGCGTGTATCGCATGTTCGATGCCGAGGCACGTCTGCTTTATGTGGGCAAGGCCAAGAATCTTAAAAACCGCCTCGCCAGTTATTTCCGCAAAACCGGCCATGCACCCAAGACCAGCGCGCTCGTTGCTCGTATCGCCCAGATCGAGACAACGATTACCGCCAATGAAACCGAAGCGTTGCTGCTTGAGCAGACACTCATCAAAGAGTGGCGACCGCCCTACAACATCCTGCTGCGCGATGACAAATCCTATCCCTACGTGTACTTGTCGGACGGCGACTTTCCCCGCCTGAGCATTCACCGGGGCGCGAAAAAACCCAAAGGCCGCTATTTCGGTCCGTACCCCAGCGCAGGGGCCGTTCGCGAAAGCCTGAGCTTGATGCAGAAGACGTTTCTGGTCCGCCAGTGCGAAGACAGTTTCTACAAGAACCGCACACGGCCCTGCCTGCAATACCAGATCAAGCGCTGCAAGGGGCCATGTGTCGGTCTTGTTGAGCCGCAGGTCTACGCCGAGGATGTTCGTCACTCGGTGATGTTTCTCGAAGGTCGCAGTAACACGCTGACCGACGAGCTGAACGCCTTGATGGAAAAGGCCGCCATGAGCCTGGACTTTGAGCGGGCAGCTGAATTGCGCGATCAGATAGCGTTGCTGCGGCGTGTGCAGGATCAGCAAAGCATGGACGGCGGCACTGGCGATGTGGATGTAGTGGCTGCTTTCGTCAATCCCGGCGGCGCCTGTGTGCATCTGATCAGCGTGCGCGGTGGACGTGTTCTGGGCAGCAAGAATTTCTTTCCTCAAGTGGGTATCGAGGAGGAGGTGGGCGAGGTCATGTCTGCGTTCCTTTCGCAATATTTCCTGGGCGGTGTGGATCGCGAGCTTCCCGGCGAAGTCATCGTCAATGTGCTTCACGATGATTTCCCGACACTGATTGATGCGATCGAAGAGTCTCGTGGTCGCGAACTGATCATCAGCCATCGTGTTCGCGGTACGCGCGCGCGCTGGCAGCAGATGGCTGTTACCAACGCAGAACAGGCCTTGTCGGCACGGCTTGCCAACCGCCAGCATGTCGCGGCCCGCTTCGACGCATTGGCGAAGGTGTTGAAGCTCGACGAGCCGCCGCTGCGCCTTGAGTGCTACGACATCAGCCATTCAAGTGGCGAGGCAACCGTCGCATCGTGCGTGGTATTTGGTCCTGAAGGGCCGATCAAGTCAGATTATCGACGCTACAACATTGAAGGGATCACCGCTGGCGACGATTATGCCGCCATGCATCAGGCGCTGACCCGACGCTTCAGCAGACTCAAGGACGGCGAGGGCAAGTTGCCTGACATCCTGCTGGTCGACGGCGGCAAAGGCCAGCTGTCCATGGCGCGGGACGTGCTCAACGAATTGGCGGTTCCTGACCTGATTCTTCTGGGCGTGGCCAAAGGTGCAACACGCAAAGCCGGTTTTGAAACCCTGTACCTCAACGACGCCGCGCACGAGTTCACCTTGCCGGGGGATTCGCCCGCATTGCATCTGATTCAGCAGATTCGGGATGAAGCCCACCGTTTTGCGATCACCGGACACCGCGCGCGACGTGGTAAAACCCGGCGTACGTCGACGCTTGAAGGCGTCGCCGGGGTTGGGCCTACGCGTCGTCGGGACCTGCTCAAACACTTCGGAGGGTTACAGGAATTGTCACGCGCAAGCATCGAAGAAATAGCCAAAGCGCCCGGAATCAGTAAAAAGCTCGCAGAGTCGATTTATGCAAACCTACACAGCGAGTAG
- a CDS encoding AraC family transcriptional regulator produces MTSASLSQFGFSHMQSLSVREPVQPNERLQALRRLVEKVTLQIGLNEVCTTSIPGLTFYRLAELGTPAYCIYEPCVAIILQGAKEITFGEEVCGFAQGAFFVTSVDIPTLARVTAANKQTPYLSVVLKLDFSMLNEVILTLEPLKQELATELRGFVSGVATVEMLDAFARLSALIERPLEASLMSGLIMREICVRLLLSEAGPLLRSVTRDGYRDRGIVRAIEWLKFHYDKPLHVAELAERSGMASSTLHHNFRKLTGTSPVQYQKSLRLQAARSLMLIDRVDVNTAALRVGYESVAQFSREYTRRFGSPPSRDIKHARENGGRLDSPHHA; encoded by the coding sequence ATGACGAGCGCTTCCCTCTCGCAGTTCGGTTTCAGCCATATGCAATCCCTTAGCGTGCGCGAGCCCGTTCAGCCCAACGAGCGCCTCCAGGCACTCAGACGGCTTGTCGAAAAAGTCACTCTGCAGATTGGGTTGAACGAGGTTTGCACGACGTCGATTCCAGGCTTGACGTTTTATCGATTAGCCGAGCTGGGCACGCCCGCGTACTGCATCTATGAGCCTTGCGTGGCCATCATTCTGCAGGGCGCGAAGGAGATTACGTTCGGCGAGGAAGTCTGTGGGTTCGCGCAAGGCGCGTTTTTCGTCACGTCGGTCGATATACCGACACTGGCTCGCGTTACCGCGGCTAACAAGCAAACCCCTTATTTATCAGTCGTGTTGAAGCTCGATTTTTCCATGCTCAATGAGGTGATCCTGACCCTGGAACCGCTAAAGCAGGAACTGGCTACTGAGCTGCGGGGCTTCGTATCCGGTGTGGCGACGGTTGAGATGCTCGATGCGTTCGCTCGACTCTCTGCGCTGATCGAGCGGCCGCTTGAAGCAAGCTTGATGTCGGGCCTTATCATGCGGGAGATATGCGTCAGGCTACTGCTCAGTGAAGCGGGGCCTTTGTTGCGCAGCGTCACTCGCGATGGCTACCGAGACAGGGGCATCGTGAGAGCCATTGAGTGGTTGAAATTTCACTACGACAAGCCGCTGCACGTGGCCGAGCTCGCCGAGCGATCAGGTATGGCCAGTTCTACTCTGCATCACAACTTTCGCAAGCTGACTGGCACCAGCCCCGTTCAATATCAAAAATCGTTACGCCTGCAAGCCGCGCGCAGCTTGATGTTGATCGATAGGGTAGACGTGAACACCGCCGCGCTGCGGGTAGGCTATGAAAGCGTGGCCCAGTTCAGCCGCGAATATACCCGACGTTTCGGATCCCCACCCTCGAGAGACATCAAGCACGCCCGGGAAAATGGTGGCCGGCTCGACTCGCCGCACCACGCGTGA
- a CDS encoding ATP-binding protein has protein sequence MLTFKPVRDRPIAVKTGLAVAALVFLMLAVSLVNLYGLRGMVRAVDSASHSAEILASVNGATGRVENFIATRDQESLFQAEGMVATAIAGLSAIPVAEAESLKGSLERLAAAIAALRAATLTMDGETENMTAHYGRMREATILVEQGIADGLKDLGSRAADHKARVSNIENAHRILDILHNSERIITANVAKTLVTGDGAAATAARNACAALPPVVEQLREVMGTPQEGAILDLLATAVAAASLAVEHLGEPSKHRESEALRHLAAVGDVAERLDAMLDEVDEHVARDANDIQAATGLLNNAAALSKRFAERVATLEAQTLSFRLSPSAEVAGSVGNILDELTRLSRVLPSTVGQQANATPLTVNDQIAGYRAAFARFHQASNSLSGARDQVRNEARSAGLLVARFAGEARSDALVHNDRGMLATVVAGAVAILLAGAIAWSTSRFIAQPIVALASVMRRLAAGDLNAEIASAGRGDEIGIMTRAVRVFQENALRIRVLEAEAEAERQQVQASLERMVAERTDTLHQQTEVLEAQAVELIQARNQAETANQAKSDFVATVSHELRTPLTLILAPLEQLSAATIPPADWRVQIDRAQRNALRLMNRVNDILDFSKAEAGKFELCPAPIDLNQAVGVLAEDAAMVAKGKGCTLTCSIDPALGTVFLDPRHFEKILLNLVSNAIKFTPAGGTVHLAVTPLDGERFELAVQDSGIGIAPDKLPLLFQRFSQIDNSATRHYSGTGIGLALVKDLVELMGGEVGVNSEPGRGSCFFVRFPLGAEQNTLPTEASNMHERLSPSTTEQRHLRFDDGRHGSSNDRASTEGADDGQHQHPERALQSRVLVVDDSPEMLGYLSELLHDDYIVATAADGEQAWALLQRRPIDVVVSDVMMPELDGFGLTARIKASAGFAHLPVILLTARGGSEACVSGLESGADDYIAKPFSPLELKARVRAAIRMSQVQTELHAKSRQAGMAEIATTVLHNVGNVLNSVNVSAELVSNQMRTSKAQGLGKVVQLMNEHVNDLSDFLTTDHRGKMLPGYLLKLTEVVTAEQQGIIEELERLTKGIDHIKTIVAAQQSYAVTVSVVETVPVPELIDDALRMSAGSLARQEVTVVREIADLPLLSLDRHRVLLILVNLISNARQALDGVVDRSPCITFGAFLADGSVLRITVADNGNGIAPEHMASIFSHGFTTRKDGHGFGLHSCALAAQEMGGSLTVHSNGSGQGATFTLDIPLDAPQNKR, from the coding sequence ATGTTGACATTCAAACCCGTCAGGGACAGGCCCATTGCCGTCAAAACTGGCCTGGCGGTCGCCGCACTGGTGTTCCTGATGCTGGCGGTATCGCTAGTGAACCTCTACGGCCTGCGAGGCATGGTCCGTGCAGTGGATTCCGCCAGCCATTCCGCGGAAATTCTGGCGTCGGTCAACGGGGCCACCGGGCGGGTGGAAAATTTTATCGCCACCCGCGACCAGGAAAGCCTGTTCCAGGCCGAAGGCATGGTGGCGACGGCCATCGCCGGCCTCAGTGCCATTCCGGTGGCTGAGGCAGAATCGCTCAAAGGCAGTCTGGAGAGGCTCGCCGCAGCTATCGCCGCCTTGCGGGCGGCGACCCTGACCATGGATGGCGAAACGGAGAACATGACAGCCCACTACGGCCGGATGCGAGAGGCGACGATCCTCGTCGAACAGGGCATCGCCGATGGGCTGAAGGACCTGGGTTCCCGCGCCGCTGATCACAAGGCGCGGGTGAGCAACATCGAAAACGCCCATCGCATCCTGGATATCCTCCACAACAGCGAACGGATCATCACCGCCAATGTGGCCAAGACACTGGTGACCGGCGATGGGGCGGCCGCCACTGCAGCGCGGAACGCCTGCGCGGCTCTCCCGCCCGTGGTCGAGCAATTGCGTGAGGTGATGGGGACGCCGCAGGAAGGAGCGATCCTGGATCTGTTGGCGACGGCGGTCGCTGCTGCCAGCCTGGCGGTCGAGCACCTTGGCGAGCCGTCCAAACACCGGGAAAGTGAGGCTTTGCGGCATCTCGCCGCCGTCGGGGATGTGGCCGAGCGCCTCGATGCGATGCTGGATGAAGTGGACGAGCACGTTGCCCGTGACGCAAATGACATTCAGGCAGCAACCGGTTTGCTGAACAATGCAGCCGCGTTGTCCAAGCGTTTCGCCGAGCGCGTTGCCACTCTGGAGGCACAGACCTTGTCGTTCCGCCTGTCGCCGTCGGCCGAGGTCGCAGGTTCTGTCGGCAACATCCTGGACGAGCTCACCCGTCTCTCTCGTGTTCTCCCTTCGACCGTGGGGCAGCAAGCCAACGCTACGCCCTTGACTGTCAACGATCAGATTGCCGGCTACCGGGCAGCATTCGCCAGATTCCATCAGGCGAGCAACTCCTTGAGCGGCGCGCGCGACCAGGTTCGCAACGAGGCACGGAGCGCCGGCCTGTTGGTTGCGCGCTTCGCTGGCGAAGCGCGCTCCGACGCCTTGGTCCACAATGATCGCGGCATGCTTGCAACGGTGGTCGCGGGTGCCGTCGCCATCCTGCTAGCCGGCGCCATCGCCTGGAGCACATCGCGGTTTATCGCGCAGCCCATCGTGGCCCTGGCCTCGGTCATGCGCCGGCTTGCGGCCGGCGACCTGAACGCCGAGATCGCCAGCGCCGGACGCGGCGACGAGATTGGGATCATGACCCGCGCGGTACGGGTGTTCCAGGAGAATGCCCTGCGCATCCGGGTGCTGGAGGCCGAGGCCGAAGCCGAACGACAGCAAGTCCAGGCCTCTTTGGAAAGAATGGTCGCCGAACGGACCGACACGCTGCACCAGCAGACCGAGGTGCTGGAGGCGCAGGCCGTCGAACTCATTCAGGCGCGCAACCAGGCCGAGACGGCCAACCAGGCAAAGAGCGATTTCGTTGCCACGGTCAGCCACGAACTGCGCACTCCTCTGACGCTCATTCTCGCCCCCCTGGAACAGCTCTCGGCGGCGACCATCCCGCCGGCGGACTGGCGAGTGCAAATCGACCGCGCCCAACGCAACGCGCTACGCTTGATGAACCGGGTGAACGACATCCTCGATTTCTCCAAGGCCGAAGCGGGTAAGTTTGAGCTGTGTCCGGCGCCAATTGACTTGAACCAGGCGGTTGGTGTGCTGGCCGAGGATGCCGCCATGGTGGCCAAGGGCAAAGGCTGCACTTTAACCTGCAGCATCGATCCCGCGCTCGGCACGGTTTTCCTGGACCCCCGACATTTCGAGAAAATTCTTCTCAACCTGGTGAGCAATGCCATCAAGTTCACGCCCGCTGGCGGCACCGTGCACCTGGCAGTAACTCCCCTTGATGGCGAGCGATTTGAACTCGCGGTGCAAGACTCGGGGATTGGCATTGCGCCAGACAAACTGCCGCTGCTGTTCCAGCGTTTTTCCCAGATCGACAATTCCGCCACGCGCCACTACAGCGGCACAGGCATCGGTCTCGCCCTGGTCAAGGATCTGGTCGAACTGATGGGCGGCGAAGTCGGCGTCAACAGCGAGCCCGGACGGGGGTCGTGCTTCTTTGTTCGATTTCCGCTGGGGGCTGAGCAAAACACCTTGCCGACCGAAGCCAGCAATATGCACGAGCGATTGTCACCGAGCACGACCGAGCAGCGCCACCTGCGTTTCGACGACGGCCGCCACGGCAGTAGCAACGACCGAGCTTCGACGGAAGGCGCAGACGACGGGCAGCACCAGCATCCGGAACGCGCCTTGCAGTCCAGGGTGCTGGTGGTAGACGACAGCCCGGAAATGCTTGGCTACCTCAGCGAACTTTTGCACGACGACTACATCGTCGCCACCGCCGCTGATGGAGAGCAGGCCTGGGCACTGCTGCAGCGTCGACCAATCGATGTTGTCGTCTCGGATGTGATGATGCCGGAGCTCGACGGCTTTGGCCTGACAGCCAGAATCAAAGCCAGCGCCGGTTTTGCCCATTTACCCGTGATCCTGCTGACCGCCCGCGGCGGCAGCGAGGCCTGCGTCTCCGGGCTGGAGAGTGGCGCCGATGACTATATCGCCAAACCCTTCTCGCCGCTGGAGCTCAAGGCTCGCGTACGCGCGGCGATACGCATGAGCCAGGTGCAAACCGAACTGCATGCAAAATCCCGTCAGGCGGGCATGGCCGAAATCGCCACGACTGTGCTTCATAACGTCGGCAACGTCCTCAACAGCGTGAACGTATCGGCAGAACTGGTCAGCAACCAGATGCGCACTTCCAAAGCCCAGGGGCTGGGCAAGGTGGTTCAGCTGATGAACGAACACGTCAATGACCTGAGCGACTTTCTCACCACAGACCATAGAGGAAAGATGCTGCCCGGCTACTTGCTCAAGCTGACGGAGGTGGTGACGGCAGAGCAACAGGGCATCATTGAAGAACTCGAGCGACTCACCAAGGGCATTGACCACATCAAAACCATCGTCGCTGCCCAGCAGTCCTATGCCGTTACCGTCAGTGTCGTCGAAACAGTGCCGGTCCCAGAGTTAATCGATGATGCCTTACGCATGAGTGCCGGATCACTGGCCCGCCAGGAGGTGACGGTGGTCAGGGAAATTGCCGACTTGCCCCTGCTGTCGCTGGACCGGCACCGGGTGCTGCTGATTCTGGTGAACCTGATCAGCAACGCCAGGCAGGCGTTGGACGGCGTGGTCGATCGCAGCCCGTGCATCACGTTCGGCGCCTTCCTCGCTGACGGATCAGTACTGCGTATTACGGTGGCCGACAACGGCAATGGGATTGCGCCAGAGCACATGGCGAGTATCTTTTCGCATGGCTTCACTACTCGCAAAGACGGTCACGGTTTCGGCCTGCACAGCTGCGCGCTCGCCGCGCAGGAAATGGGTGGCAGCTTGACCGTGCACAGCAACGGGTCGGGACAGGGCGCGACCTTCACCCTCGATATCCCTCTTGATGCTCCGCAGAATAAGCGATGA
- a CDS encoding aldo/keto reductase has protein sequence MTPQRFGMGGTQIGNIFAPISDEQAAMVLQAAWGSGVRLYDTSPFYGFGLSEYRLGRFLRGKDPDDYVVSTKVGRVLTAAGGPRADHAIWKSPAPFNYRYDYTAAGARRSVEDSLQRLGLPRIDIAFIHDISPDNTELEGGWEAAYRIARTGAMVEFEKMRDEGLIKAWGFGVNTPNAVVHALSSDDPTPDVVLLACQYSLLDHGDALRSTFPALRRKGTSVMVGTPLNDGFLGGRSRYNFSLDLPAGAVEKRGQIMAIASRYGIDIHTAALQFAAAHPQVSAIISGARSTGQIVSNVQAMKVGIPAGFWEELKSQNLIDAQAPVPS, from the coding sequence ATGACGCCTCAACGCTTTGGTATGGGCGGGACGCAGATCGGCAATATCTTTGCTCCGATCAGCGACGAGCAGGCGGCTATGGTTCTGCAGGCTGCGTGGGGATCAGGTGTAAGGCTTTACGACACGTCGCCGTTCTACGGATTTGGCTTGAGTGAATATCGTCTAGGCCGCTTTCTGCGGGGCAAGGATCCAGATGACTATGTGGTCTCCACCAAGGTGGGCCGGGTATTGACTGCCGCTGGGGGCCCGCGCGCGGACCATGCCATCTGGAAGTCACCAGCGCCCTTCAATTACCGGTATGACTACACCGCCGCAGGCGCGCGTCGTTCCGTGGAAGACAGCTTGCAGCGACTGGGGCTACCGCGTATCGATATCGCTTTTATCCATGACATCTCGCCAGATAACACCGAACTGGAAGGCGGATGGGAAGCGGCGTATCGAATTGCGCGCACCGGGGCAATGGTTGAGTTTGAAAAGATGCGTGATGAGGGACTCATCAAGGCATGGGGCTTCGGAGTCAATACGCCGAATGCCGTGGTTCACGCATTGAGCAGTGATGACCCGACCCCCGACGTCGTGTTGCTTGCCTGCCAATATTCCCTCCTTGACCACGGCGATGCGCTGCGCAGCACGTTTCCGGCGTTAAGAAGAAAAGGTACCAGCGTCATGGTTGGAACACCGCTCAATGATGGATTTCTGGGAGGTCGCAGCCGATATAACTTCAGCCTGGATCTACCTGCCGGTGCGGTAGAAAAGCGCGGGCAAATCATGGCGATTGCCAGCCGGTATGGCATCGACATCCATACTGCCGCCTTGCAGTTCGCAGCGGCACATCCGCAAGTGTCCGCGATCATTTCGGGGGCACGTTCGACAGGGCAGATAGTTTCCAATGTACAAGCTATGAAAGTTGGCATTCCGGCAGGGTTCTGGGAGGAGCTAAAGAGTCAGAATTTGATTGATGCTCAAGCACCAGTTCCTTCCTGA